One window of the Dreissena polymorpha isolate Duluth1 chromosome 5, UMN_Dpol_1.0, whole genome shotgun sequence genome contains the following:
- the LOC127880963 gene encoding neurotrophin receptor-interacting factor 1-like: MAQCSERGKMSKTRAGLLRHIRGHANSGNYNCCGKAFQDAYNLRRLQRTKDPNITCVYSAAGALRTSTYSWLERKVQKRGIGEMLPVWVGS; the protein is encoded by the exons atggctcaatgctccgaacgcggaaaaatgtcgaagaccagagctggattattgcgccacattaggggacacgctaactctggaaactataactgctgtgggaaagcatttcag gatgcctacaatcttagaaggcttcaacgaacaaaggaccccaatatcacgtgtgtgtacagtgcggcaggagctttgcggacaagtacctactcgtggctagagagaaaagtgcaaaaaagagggattggtgaaatgttaccagtgtgggttggcagttag